One part of the Oncorhynchus clarkii lewisi isolate Uvic-CL-2024 chromosome 7, UVic_Ocla_1.0, whole genome shotgun sequence genome encodes these proteins:
- the LOC139413437 gene encoding complement decay-accelerating factor-like isoform X3, with product MSLWKATHALILSTLLSRDCTLASYILGSGGWCARLLSLTSRPLCLPLLRRQRCFGSASGIRSHVQGGGPTKDPLRERRIPGHNDAECPKPQVEGNVVLTTDALLMNDFAEGGEATFECANGYLKEQGSERITCTSGKWSTLKLTCKKKDCGAPRKIPHLTYEFKEGTLFGASARAICDKGYQLMGTSYRQCYATGWSGRPRCKVVTCDKPPEIMNGTIIEKPGEELPEYGCVIQYSCNEGYTLIGNKSIECIEDGEYNSLPPECKDVNDILLKPTTISTSSITTTSTVPPTIRDVNDILLKPTTISTSSITTTSTVPPTIRDVNDILFKPTTISTSSITTTSTVPPTIRDVNDILFKPTTISTSSITTTSTVPPTIRVSGRNNGVGEHDTNAGTEIAAVVGSGIGTVIITLIVLITRYCKRKGSYQFGEDRSRTEELLQFQNN from the exons atgtctctctggaaggcaactcatGCCCTAATTTTgtccaccttgttatctagagattgTACATTGGCGAGTTATATTCtaggaagcggtggatggtgtgctcgccttctgagtctgaccagtaggccgctctgtctgcctctcctgcggcgacagcggtgttttgggtcggcctctgggataagatcgcatgtccagggtggaggtccgacaaaggatccgcttcgggaaagacgtattcctggtcataatgatg CCGAGTGTCCCAAACCTCAAGTAGAGGGAAATGTTGTTCTAACGACTGATGCGCTATTAATGAACGATTTTGCGGAGGGAGGGGAAGCCACTTTTGAGTGTGCCAACGGCTACTTGAAAGAGCAAGGATCTGAAAGAATCACCTGCACGAGTGGAAAGTGGAGCACGCTCAAATTAACCTGCAAAA AGAAGGACTGTGGTGCCCCCAGGAAGATTCCACATTTGACATATGAGTTTAAGGAAGGTACGCTTTTTGGTGCATCAGCAAGAGCAATCTGTGATAAAGG tTATCAACTTATGGGCACAAGTTACAGGCAGTGTTATGCCACAGGTTGGAGTGGAAGACCAAGATGTAAAG TGGTAACTTGTGATAAACCTCCTGAGATAATGAATGGCACGATCATAGAGAAGCCTGGTGAAGAGTTACCAGAGTATGGTTGTGTCATACAGTACTCCTGTAATGAAGGTTACACCCTCATTGGAAACAAATCAATTGAGTGCATTGAAGATGGTGAATACAACTCATTACCTCCTGAATGTAAAG ATGTCAATGACATTCTTTTGAAACCAACAACTATATCAACAtcatcaataacaacaacatcGACTGTTCCACCCACAATACGAG ATGTCAATGACATTCTTTTGAAACCAACAACTATATCAACAtcatcaataacaacaacatcGACTGTTCCACCCACAATACGAG ATGTCAATGACATTCTTTTTAAACCAACAACTATATCAACAtcatcaataacaacaacatcGACTGTTCCACCCACAATACGAG ATGTCAATGACATTCTTTTTAAACCAACAACTATATCAACAtcatcaataacaacaacatcGACTGTTCCACCCACAATACGAG TTTCAGGGAGGAATAATGGCGTTGGGGAACATGACACCAATGCAGGTACTG AGATTGCAGCAGTTGTGGGAAGTGGGATCGGCACTGTCATAA TTACACTTATTGTTCTGATCACACGGTATTGTAAGAGGAAAGG CTCGTACCAGTTTGGAGAAGACCGAAGTCGAACAGAGGAATTATTACAATTTCAAAATAACTAA